Proteins encoded by one window of Nocardia goodfellowii:
- a CDS encoding helix-turn-helix transcriptional regulator, translated as MPKTSARLLALLSLLQARRDWSGALLAERLAVSPRTVRRDIDRLREIGYPIATAKGPDGGYRLSAGADLPPLLFDDEQAVALAVALRTAAATSAEFAEGAIRALNTLRQVMPARLRHRLDAVDLTAVGPANPRVEPRVLLAVGAAVHDREVLRFDYDTPPAAGAPRRVEPHHLVTRAGRWYLVAWDLDRADWRTFRVDRLSPRTPTGPRFLPRAIPGGDVAAFVAARFRGADASGDWPCRGEVILNLPLADVSPFLGDGIVEELGPHRCRVVIGSWSWPALATAIGRFDSDIEVIGPPELKAAFAHLARRYADAAADESTTHSIRHIGE; from the coding sequence ATGCCGAAGACCTCAGCCCGACTGCTCGCGTTGCTGTCGCTGTTGCAGGCGCGCCGGGATTGGTCAGGGGCACTGCTGGCCGAACGGCTCGCGGTCAGCCCCCGCACCGTGCGCCGCGACATCGATCGCCTCCGGGAAATCGGCTACCCGATCGCGACCGCGAAGGGCCCGGACGGGGGCTACCGGCTGAGCGCGGGCGCCGATCTGCCGCCGCTGCTGTTCGACGACGAACAGGCCGTGGCCCTCGCCGTCGCGCTCCGGACCGCCGCCGCGACGAGCGCCGAGTTCGCCGAAGGCGCGATCCGGGCCCTGAATACCCTGCGCCAGGTCATGCCCGCCCGGCTGCGGCACCGTCTCGACGCCGTCGACCTCACCGCCGTCGGGCCGGCGAACCCGCGGGTCGAGCCGCGGGTACTGCTGGCGGTCGGCGCCGCCGTGCACGACCGCGAAGTCTTGCGCTTCGACTACGACACACCGCCCGCGGCGGGCGCACCACGTCGGGTGGAACCCCATCACCTGGTTACCCGGGCCGGGCGCTGGTACCTCGTCGCCTGGGACCTCGACCGCGCGGACTGGCGCACCTTCCGCGTGGACCGCCTGTCCCCCCGCACCCCCACGGGCCCTCGTTTCCTCCCGCGTGCGATCCCCGGTGGTGATGTCGCCGCTTTCGTCGCGGCGCGATTCCGCGGCGCGGATGCCTCCGGCGACTGGCCGTGCCGCGGCGAAGTGATCCTGAATCTTCCCCTCGCCGACGTGTCGCCGTTCCTCGGTGACGGCATCGTCGAGGAACTCGGCCCGCATCGTTGCCGCGTCGTCATCGGCTCCTGGTCGTGGCCGGCTCTCGCAACCGCGATCGGCAGGTTCGACAGCGATATCGAGGTCATCGGACCGCCTGAGCTGAAGGCGGCCTTCGCCCACCTGGCCCGCCGCTATGCTGACGCCGCGGCCGACGAGTCCACCACGCACAGTATCCGGCATATCGGCGAATAG
- a CDS encoding helix-turn-helix transcriptional regulator: MADVTRRMLELLAQLQTGRRFSGHELAARLEISPRTLRRDVERLREYGYPVSTQPGPSGFYRLAAGQTLPPLVLDDDEAVATLVGLTLLGATTSREPVDGNGFAPAADRAFGKLDQFLPHRLRPAVAALRDTVEAAPQNAPTVRPEALAVLGTAATRHEYVTFTYTSRDGRTSHRRVEPYRAVHLHLRWYLLAWDVQQADWRTFRLDRIDEISLTASHFAPRPLPARTGTEYLREGLTAAHHRAVVTIDTSAAAVADVLKFQDCEIESLGPDRCRLSTRVDSFEWLVLQVGLIGADFVIEEPAEFRDRAIELADRLRRASGL, translated from the coding sequence ATGGCCGATGTCACCCGCCGGATGCTCGAACTGCTGGCCCAGCTCCAGACGGGGCGGCGGTTCAGCGGACACGAACTGGCCGCCCGCCTCGAAATCAGCCCGCGCACGCTGCGCCGGGACGTGGAGCGCCTGCGCGAATACGGCTACCCGGTCTCCACCCAGCCCGGACCGAGCGGCTTCTATCGCCTCGCCGCCGGCCAGACCCTGCCCCCGCTGGTCCTCGACGACGACGAAGCGGTCGCCACGCTGGTCGGCCTGACCCTGCTCGGCGCCACGACGTCGCGAGAACCGGTGGACGGCAACGGATTCGCGCCCGCGGCCGACCGCGCCTTCGGCAAACTCGACCAGTTCCTGCCCCATCGCCTGCGGCCTGCCGTGGCCGCGCTGCGCGACACCGTGGAAGCCGCGCCGCAGAACGCCCCGACGGTGCGGCCGGAGGCGCTGGCCGTTCTCGGCACCGCGGCCACGCGACACGAATACGTCACCTTCACCTACACCAGCCGGGACGGCCGCACCTCCCACCGCCGGGTCGAGCCCTATCGCGCGGTCCACCTGCATCTGCGCTGGTACCTGCTCGCCTGGGACGTGCAGCAAGCTGACTGGCGCACCTTCCGCCTCGACCGGATCGACGAAATATCGCTGACCGCCAGCCATTTCGCACCTCGCCCGCTGCCCGCCCGGACCGGCACCGAGTACCTGCGCGAAGGTTTGACGGCCGCGCACCACCGCGCTGTCGTCACCATCGACACCTCCGCCGCCGCCGTCGCGGACGTGCTCAAGTTTCAGGACTGCGAGATCGAGTCGCTGGGCCCGGACCGCTGCCGGCTCAGCACCCGGGTGGATTCGTTCGAATGGCTGGTCCTGCAGGTCGGCCTGATCGGCGCGGATTTCGTCATCGAGGAGCCCGCCGAATTCCGCGACCGCGCGATCGAACTCGCCGACCGGTTACGCCGGGCCTCGGGACTTTAA
- a CDS encoding serine/threonine protein phosphatase — MAASRSDRYRRLSTFLASRGDIELSALIDTGRRHSVGVGGGSAVLDVDGAPVFAKRIPLTDRELTHWGSTANLFELPMFCQYGIGGPSFNAWRELAANIVVTQSVLAGETQSFPMLYHWRVLPGRSPIAAEHADIDAVVAAQGGSPAVRTRLEALAAARSSLVLFCEYIAQPLSDWLQEDAESKAAAVAQQLSEIAGFLRDRKLLHMDGHFGNILGDEHRIYLSDFGLATSPHFDLSTTERAFAERHATFDADHAAMRLVNWLVIDIWGVATCPVTRNQVVTQCATGRIPDGVSPVVAGILAQHAPAAAKMNAFYWKLFDGDVEAKYQSA; from the coding sequence ATGGCAGCCTCGAGGAGCGACCGCTATCGGAGACTCTCGACTTTCCTGGCTTCCCGCGGCGACATCGAGCTCTCCGCACTCATCGACACCGGTCGGCGTCACAGCGTGGGAGTCGGCGGTGGTTCGGCTGTTCTCGATGTCGACGGCGCGCCCGTGTTCGCCAAGAGGATCCCGTTGACCGATCGGGAGCTCACGCACTGGGGTTCCACCGCGAACCTGTTCGAGCTTCCGATGTTCTGCCAGTACGGCATCGGCGGCCCGAGTTTCAACGCATGGCGCGAGCTTGCCGCGAATATCGTTGTCACCCAAAGTGTTCTGGCCGGTGAAACACAGTCGTTCCCCATGCTGTACCACTGGCGGGTTCTGCCCGGCCGGTCACCGATCGCCGCCGAACACGCGGACATCGACGCGGTGGTTGCCGCCCAGGGCGGCAGTCCAGCTGTGCGCACCCGTCTCGAGGCGCTGGCCGCCGCCCGATCGAGCCTGGTGCTCTTCTGCGAGTACATCGCGCAGCCGCTGTCGGACTGGTTGCAGGAAGACGCGGAAAGCAAGGCGGCCGCAGTGGCACAACAGCTTTCAGAAATAGCGGGATTTCTGCGAGATCGAAAACTGCTGCACATGGACGGACACTTCGGCAACATCCTCGGCGACGAGCACCGGATCTACCTCAGCGACTTCGGGCTGGCTACCTCCCCGCACTTCGACCTGTCGACCACCGAGCGCGCGTTCGCCGAACGTCATGCCACCTTCGACGCCGACCACGCCGCCATGCGCTTGGTCAATTGGCTGGTGATCGATATCTGGGGAGTGGCGACGTGCCCTGTTACCCGCAATCAGGTGGTAACCCAGTGCGCCACAGGCCGAATTCCTGACGGCGTATCGCCGGTGGTTGCCGGAATCTTGGCACAGCACGCACCTGCCGCAGCGAAGATGAATGCCTTCTACTGGAAGCTGTTCGACGGCGACGTCGAGGCGAAATACCAGTCGGCATAG
- a CDS encoding M15 family metallopeptidase, with translation MNHSQPAPTAPRRRIRTILVAAAVLVSAAPVGAVVFHSLASLSSSAARSFDMARDVIRPHSDRVTVFDDEAPSVANLDSALRAALRRAATDAADDGVEFVVNSGWRSRAQQEQLLRAAVAQYGSEQAAARWVAAPETSAHVSGDAVDLGPAPATAWLSVHGAAYGLCQIYDNEPWHYELRPDAVEHGCPSRYADPTADPRMWQ, from the coding sequence ATGAACCACAGCCAACCAGCACCAACAGCGCCCCGCCGGCGCATCCGGACCATCCTCGTCGCGGCCGCCGTGCTCGTCAGCGCGGCGCCGGTCGGTGCCGTCGTCTTTCACTCGCTGGCGTCCTTATCCTCCTCGGCCGCGCGATCATTCGACATGGCCCGGGACGTGATTCGCCCGCATTCGGACCGCGTGACCGTCTTCGACGACGAAGCTCCGTCCGTGGCCAATCTCGACTCCGCCCTGCGCGCGGCTCTGCGCCGCGCCGCGACGGATGCCGCCGACGACGGAGTCGAGTTCGTCGTCAACAGTGGCTGGCGTTCCCGGGCGCAACAGGAACAACTCTTGCGGGCCGCGGTCGCCCAGTACGGCTCGGAACAGGCGGCTGCTCGATGGGTCGCCGCGCCCGAAACATCCGCGCACGTCTCCGGAGACGCGGTCGACCTCGGGCCTGCCCCGGCCACGGCGTGGTTGTCCGTGCACGGCGCCGCCTACGGACTGTGCCAGATCTACGACAACGAACCCTGGCACTACGAACTACGGCCCGACGCCGTCGAGCACGGCTGCCCGTCCCGCTACGCCGACCCCACGGCGGACCCGCGGATGTGGCAGTGA
- a CDS encoding metallophosphoesterase produces the protein MIIGGVLLALVHWLFYRRLIRATGVPGPAKVAAAIVLAVLWVTLVVALGAGSAYSPEPIRPIVWLGLTWAAVMFYLLLGLLVISVVLLIARLAKFSNRVLLLQVSSALLVAAAVGTVAYGVHEANTPQVVAVELRSPKLPAELDGLRVAVVADIHVGAARGAAFTERVVDLVNTQQPDVIVLPGDLIDGSVELVGPDIAPIADLRSKYGTFAVAGNHEGYVDGVAEWLDYWETLGVRTLRNQRTEIAINGATLELAGVYDYDAPDPYGPDLAAAVAGHRSDRFLMLMAHQPRQAPDAAARGIDLQVSGHTHGGQIWPLNYVVGWVNGTVAGLDRVDDMQLFTTRGVGAWGPPVRVAAPPDIAILTLRRGETG, from the coding sequence ATGATCATCGGCGGCGTGCTGCTCGCCCTGGTGCACTGGCTGTTCTACCGACGCCTCATCCGGGCCACCGGAGTGCCCGGCCCCGCTAAGGTGGCCGCCGCGATAGTCCTCGCCGTGCTGTGGGTGACCCTCGTCGTCGCACTCGGCGCGGGCAGCGCCTACTCCCCCGAACCGATCCGGCCGATCGTCTGGCTCGGGCTGACGTGGGCCGCGGTCATGTTCTATCTGCTGCTCGGCCTGCTCGTGATCAGTGTGGTGCTGTTGATCGCCCGGCTCGCGAAATTCTCGAATCGTGTGCTGTTGCTACAGGTTTCGTCGGCGCTGCTGGTCGCGGCAGCGGTGGGGACCGTCGCTTACGGCGTACACGAGGCGAACACTCCGCAGGTCGTGGCGGTCGAGTTGCGCTCGCCGAAACTGCCCGCCGAGCTCGATGGTCTGCGGGTGGCGGTGGTTGCCGACATCCATGTCGGCGCGGCGCGTGGTGCGGCGTTCACCGAGCGAGTGGTCGACCTGGTCAACACCCAGCAGCCCGACGTCATCGTTCTGCCCGGGGATTTGATCGACGGTTCGGTCGAGCTCGTCGGGCCGGATATCGCACCGATCGCCGACCTGCGATCGAAGTACGGCACCTTCGCGGTCGCTGGCAATCATGAAGGTTACGTCGACGGTGTCGCCGAGTGGCTGGATTACTGGGAGACGCTGGGCGTCCGGACATTGCGCAACCAGCGCACCGAAATCGCAATCAACGGCGCCACTTTGGAATTGGCGGGCGTATACGACTACGACGCCCCCGACCCGTACGGCCCCGACCTCGCGGCGGCCGTGGCCGGACACCGATCGGATCGATTCCTCATGCTGATGGCGCACCAGCCGCGGCAGGCGCCCGACGCGGCCGCACGCGGCATCGACCTACAGGTGTCCGGCCACACCCACGGCGGCCAGATCTGGCCGTTGAACTATGTGGTGGGCTGGGTCAACGGCACGGTCGCCGGGCTCGATCGGGTGGACGACATGCAGCTCTTCACCACGCGCGGTGTCGGTGCGTGGGGTCCTCCGGTCCGGGTCGCGGCACCACCTGATATCGCGATCCTCACCTTGCGGCGCGGCGAAACAGGGTGA
- a CDS encoding class I SAM-dependent methyltransferase, translating into MERDVRQRLASSFGAVAGAYAEHRPDYSPAAVRWALESAPGSRVLDLGAGTGKLTGTLVALDADVVAVEPDPAMLAGLRRALPTVRAVQGSAERIPLPDASIDVVLAGNALHWFEMAVAGPEIARVLAPGGVLAGLWNVVDDRVDWVAALAQVSGSAAIGPRDTRSSWRAATAGLHRPRGEVSASFGAAEQAEFPHRQSRTADSLVTTLSTRAGMLVMPEQERRATLDRIHAFLTGRQETGSGEFTLPMLTGVLRTRRLRSH; encoded by the coding sequence ATGGAACGCGATGTGCGGCAACGGCTTGCCTCGTCGTTCGGGGCGGTGGCGGGGGCGTATGCCGAACACCGGCCGGACTATTCGCCGGCCGCGGTGCGGTGGGCGCTGGAGTCCGCGCCGGGATCGCGGGTGCTGGATCTCGGGGCCGGTACGGGGAAGCTGACCGGCACGTTGGTCGCGTTGGACGCCGATGTCGTTGCGGTGGAGCCGGATCCGGCGATGCTGGCCGGGTTGCGGCGCGCGCTGCCGACTGTCCGCGCTGTGCAGGGCAGTGCCGAGCGGATACCGCTGCCGGATGCGTCCATCGATGTGGTGTTGGCCGGCAACGCTCTGCACTGGTTCGAGATGGCGGTCGCCGGGCCTGAGATCGCGCGGGTGCTCGCACCCGGCGGCGTGCTGGCGGGGTTGTGGAATGTCGTCGATGATCGGGTCGACTGGGTGGCCGCGCTCGCGCAAGTCAGTGGGAGCGCGGCAATCGGCCCGCGCGATACCCGCAGTAGCTGGCGTGCCGCGACGGCTGGGCTGCACCGTCCCCGGGGCGAGGTGAGCGCTTCGTTCGGCGCGGCCGAACAAGCCGAGTTCCCGCATAGGCAAAGCCGCACGGCCGACTCCCTGGTCACAACACTTTCGACCCGGGCGGGGATGCTGGTGATGCCGGAGCAGGAACGCCGGGCGACGCTCGATCGGATCCACGCTTTCCTCACCGGCAGGCAAGAGACGGGCAGCGGCGAATTCACCCTTCCGATGTTGACCGGCGTACTGCGGACCCGCCGACTGCGCTCGCACTAG
- a CDS encoding ATP-binding cassette domain-containing protein: MTASSEQHRAIRIRGARTNNLRRIDLDVPRNSLVVFAGVSGSGKSSLVFDTVAAEAGYQVNENYPPFVRNRLPRWTRPDVDHIEGLSPVVVIDQRRLGGNARSTVGTITDVYSYLRLLFSRVSTPHVGESNHFSFNDPAGMCPTCTGLGETMATAVERVLDLDKSLEQGAVLLPGFGNGQYWYRQYADIGSFDATTPLREWTERERQALLYGGAAAAELGTRPPQDYEGVIERFERIYLHTADNLSERKQAVLRQFTDTRPCPDCHGDRLNEAARTARVLDRTIVEMSTMEIAELADLVVGVTESSVAPVVSALRERLAALITIGLGYLSLARPTGTLSGGESQRIKTVRHLGSSLIEMLYVFDEPTMGLHPHDVRSLTELLKQLRDKGNTVLVVEHDPDVMRVADRVVEIGPGAGTAGGEVVFEGPFDDLLSADTPTGRGLRERRTPRAHRTPTGKLRIDNATRNNLRGLTVDIPTGVLTVLTGVAGSGKSSLVSELTDRYPATLVDQRPVTTNRRSTPITYAGIAPAIRKLFAARNGVNPTLFSANSAGACPTCKGLGIIYTDLAFMDGHETVCETCGGRRFTPEVLGYTVDGLSIADIDDLTIADAAARLRDPAFTRPLRHIEEVGLGYLRLGQSLTTLSGGECQRLKIAKELTRRGDSTLYILDEPTTGLHLSDIDTLLDVLGALVDKGNTMVVIEHNLDVIRQADHIIDLGPGPGRHGGQLVFEGTPAELAAYPDSKTGRALRR, from the coding sequence ATGACCGCATCATCCGAGCAGCACCGCGCTATTCGCATCCGCGGCGCGCGTACGAACAATCTGCGCCGCATCGACCTCGACGTGCCGCGCAACAGTCTCGTCGTCTTCGCCGGAGTGTCCGGTTCGGGCAAGTCGTCACTGGTGTTCGACACGGTCGCGGCCGAGGCGGGCTACCAGGTGAACGAGAACTATCCGCCGTTCGTCCGCAATCGGCTGCCGCGCTGGACCCGGCCCGACGTAGACCACATCGAGGGTTTGTCGCCGGTGGTGGTTATCGATCAGCGGCGGCTCGGTGGCAACGCCCGCTCCACCGTCGGCACCATCACCGACGTGTACAGCTACCTGCGGCTGTTGTTCTCCCGGGTCAGTACCCCGCACGTGGGGGAGTCGAACCACTTCTCGTTCAATGATCCGGCCGGCATGTGCCCCACCTGTACCGGATTGGGCGAGACCATGGCCACCGCCGTCGAGCGGGTGCTGGATCTGGACAAATCCCTGGAACAGGGCGCGGTGCTGCTGCCGGGCTTCGGCAACGGGCAGTACTGGTACCGGCAATACGCCGATATCGGGTCCTTCGACGCGACCACGCCCCTGCGCGAGTGGACCGAACGCGAACGACAAGCGCTGCTCTACGGCGGGGCCGCCGCGGCGGAACTGGGCACCCGCCCGCCGCAGGACTACGAGGGCGTGATCGAGCGGTTCGAGCGGATCTACCTGCATACCGCCGACAATCTGTCCGAACGCAAACAGGCTGTGCTGCGGCAGTTCACGGACACTCGACCGTGTCCGGATTGCCACGGCGACCGGTTGAACGAGGCCGCCCGCACGGCGCGGGTGCTGGACCGCACCATCGTCGAGATGAGCACGATGGAGATCGCCGAACTCGCCGATCTCGTCGTGGGTGTGACGGAATCGAGTGTGGCGCCGGTGGTGTCGGCGCTGCGGGAGCGGCTCGCCGCGCTCATCACTATCGGACTCGGCTACCTGTCGCTGGCGCGGCCCACCGGCACACTGTCCGGCGGTGAATCGCAGCGCATCAAGACGGTGCGGCACCTCGGCAGCAGCCTCATCGAGATGCTGTACGTCTTCGACGAACCCACCATGGGTCTGCACCCGCACGACGTCCGATCGCTGACCGAACTGTTGAAACAATTGCGGGACAAGGGAAATACCGTGCTCGTCGTCGAACACGACCCCGATGTCATGCGCGTCGCCGATCGAGTCGTGGAGATCGGCCCGGGGGCGGGCACCGCGGGTGGCGAGGTGGTTTTCGAGGGGCCGTTCGACGACCTGCTGAGCGCGGACACCCCGACCGGACGCGGACTCCGGGAGCGCCGCACGCCGCGCGCACACCGCACGCCCACGGGCAAACTACGGATCGACAACGCCACCCGGAACAATCTGCGCGGCCTCACCGTCGATATCCCTACCGGCGTGCTGACCGTGCTGACCGGGGTCGCCGGCTCCGGAAAGTCCAGTCTGGTCAGCGAATTGACGGATAGGTATCCGGCCACCCTGGTCGACCAGCGCCCGGTCACCACCAACCGGCGCTCGACTCCCATCACCTACGCGGGCATCGCGCCAGCGATCCGCAAACTGTTCGCCGCCCGCAATGGCGTGAACCCCACCCTGTTCAGCGCGAATTCGGCCGGCGCCTGCCCGACGTGCAAGGGACTCGGCATCATCTATACCGATCTGGCTTTCATGGACGGCCACGAAACGGTGTGTGAAACCTGTGGCGGGCGCCGGTTCACCCCGGAGGTACTCGGCTACACCGTGGACGGGCTGAGCATCGCCGACATCGACGACCTCACCATCGCCGACGCCGCGGCGCGGCTGCGCGATCCCGCCTTCACGCGCCCACTGCGCCATATCGAGGAAGTCGGTCTCGGCTATCTCCGGCTCGGGCAGTCGCTGACCACCCTGTCCGGCGGCGAATGCCAGCGCCTGAAGATCGCCAAGGAACTGACCCGCCGCGGCGACAGCACCCTCTACATCCTCGACGAACCGACCACCGGCCTGCACCTGTCCGATATCGACACCCTGCTCGATGTCCTCGGCGCTCTCGTCGACAAGGGCAACACCATGGTCGTCATCGAGCACAATCTCGACGTCATCCGCCAGGCCGACCACATCATCGACCTCGGCCCCGGTCCCGGTCGGCACGGTGGTCAACTCGTGTTCGAGGGCACCCCCGCGGAGCTCGCGGCCTACCCGGACTCCAAAACGGGTCGTGCGCTGCGGCGCTGA
- a CDS encoding ABC transporter permease — protein sequence MNTVVTPGIGLALLCLAFVAGAALIYRVARLGPLTVPPFAAGRAVLQLAGVAVVLAAALAQLWSSVLVLLVMFGAAVGTAARRARAGWSAAWLAMCLGAGLLVTLPPMLVSGVVPLTGIAVVPIGGILLGGTMTATSLAARRALDALTERCGEVEAALSLGFTDRAARLEVIRPTATDALLPGVDQTRTVGLVTLPGAFVGVLLASGSAAQAAAVQVLVLLGLLLAQSCAVAVTVELVARGRVRRPRQRIGPR from the coding sequence TTGAACACGGTCGTGACACCGGGGATCGGACTGGCGCTGTTGTGCCTGGCGTTCGTGGCGGGGGCGGCGCTGATCTATCGGGTTGCCCGGCTCGGGCCGCTGACCGTGCCGCCGTTCGCGGCCGGGCGGGCCGTGCTTCAGCTGGCCGGTGTCGCCGTGGTTCTCGCTGCGGCGTTGGCGCAGCTGTGGTCATCGGTGCTGGTGTTGCTGGTCATGTTCGGTGCGGCGGTCGGCACCGCGGCACGCCGGGCCCGGGCGGGATGGTCGGCGGCGTGGCTGGCGATGTGCCTCGGCGCGGGACTGCTCGTGACGCTGCCGCCGATGCTGGTCAGCGGAGTCGTCCCGCTGACCGGTATCGCGGTGGTGCCCATCGGCGGAATCCTGCTGGGCGGCACCATGACCGCGACCTCATTGGCCGCCCGGCGGGCGCTGGATGCGCTGACCGAGCGGTGCGGCGAAGTCGAGGCCGCGTTGAGCCTCGGCTTCACCGACCGTGCCGCACGGCTGGAAGTGATCCGCCCGACCGCCACCGACGCGTTGCTGCCCGGCGTCGATCAGACCCGCACCGTCGGATTGGTCACGCTGCCGGGCGCTTTCGTAGGTGTACTGCTGGCCAGCGGCTCAGCGGCCCAAGCGGCCGCCGTGCAGGTGCTGGTGCTGCTGGGTCTGCTGCTCGCTCAATCGTGCGCTGTCGCGGTCACTGTCGAACTCGTCGCCCGGGGGCGAGTGCGCAGGCCCCGGCAACGCATCGGGCCGCGATAA
- a CDS encoding sensor histidine kinase produces the protein MDRAPGLSVRLKLTLSYAGFIMFTGSLLLAAVLVFYLYFLPNDWINTTGNFWINRSILLRAFAPFMAVVLLFLLVFGLLGGWLLAGWMLTPLTRITAATRMAANGSLSHRIRLPGRSDEFRELADVFDTMLARLAAHVAEEQRFAANASHELRTPLAITQTLLDVARGDRDRDTDELVDRLHVVNSRAIELTEALLLLSRADQRSFTREHVDLSLLAEEATETLLPLAEKHGVALETACQPAHTLGSHALLLQLTTNLVHNAIVHNLPGQGIAWISAGAYPGATVLTVENTGELLHPQLVSTLAEPFQRGTERIRGDHAGVGLGLAIVKSIVQAHDGALTLTPRPAGGLRVTVQLPGW, from the coding sequence GTGGATAGAGCACCCGGGTTGAGCGTTCGCCTCAAACTCACCCTCAGCTACGCCGGATTCATCATGTTCACGGGTAGCCTGCTGCTCGCTGCCGTACTGGTCTTCTACCTGTATTTTTTGCCAAATGATTGGATCAACACCACCGGCAACTTCTGGATCAACCGCTCGATCCTCCTGCGTGCGTTCGCCCCATTTATGGCCGTCGTGCTGCTCTTTCTGCTGGTCTTCGGCCTCCTGGGCGGCTGGCTGCTGGCCGGCTGGATGCTCACCCCGCTGACCCGCATCACCGCCGCCACCCGGATGGCGGCCAATGGTTCGCTCTCGCACCGGATTCGGTTACCGGGACGCAGCGACGAGTTCCGGGAACTCGCCGATGTCTTCGACACCATGCTCGCGCGCTTGGCGGCCCACGTGGCCGAGGAACAACGGTTCGCGGCCAACGCGTCCCACGAACTGCGCACACCGCTGGCCATCACCCAGACACTGCTGGATGTGGCGCGCGGCGATCGGGACCGCGACACCGACGAACTCGTCGACCGCTTGCATGTCGTCAACTCCCGAGCGATCGAACTCACCGAAGCATTGCTGCTGCTCAGTCGAGCCGATCAACGGTCCTTCACCCGCGAACACGTCGACCTGTCCCTCCTGGCGGAAGAAGCCACCGAAACGCTGCTTCCGCTCGCGGAAAAACATGGCGTCGCCCTCGAGACCGCCTGCCAGCCGGCCCACACCCTCGGCTCGCACGCCCTCCTCCTGCAGTTGACTACGAACCTGGTGCACAACGCGATCGTGCACAACCTGCCGGGACAAGGCATCGCGTGGATCAGCGCCGGCGCATACCCGGGGGCGACGGTACTCACTGTCGAGAACACCGGCGAGCTGCTCCACCCACAGTTGGTATCCACGCTGGCCGAGCCGTTTCAACGCGGCACCGAACGCATTCGCGGCGATCACGCGGGCGTCGGCCTCGGCCTGGCCATCGTGAAGAGCATTGTGCAAGCCCACGACGGTGCCCTCACGCTCACACCGCGTCCGGCCGGCGGACTCCGCGTCACGGTGCAACTACCCGGGTGGTAG
- a CDS encoding VOC family protein, whose amino-acid sequence MSVTTTTHLNFRGDARAALEFYQSVFGGDLAVITYRDAGNVQAEPEAEQVMWGQVRASNGFHVMAYDVPARLDYDRGANSFFVSLRGVTVEEVTSYWDRLADGATIVVPLGPAGWAPAYGMLRDRFGIVWVLDVVSEYNG is encoded by the coding sequence GTGTCCGTCACGACCACCACCCATCTGAACTTCCGCGGCGACGCCCGTGCGGCGCTGGAGTTCTATCAGTCCGTGTTCGGCGGCGACCTCGCCGTGATCACCTATCGAGACGCCGGGAACGTCCAAGCGGAACCGGAGGCCGAGCAGGTGATGTGGGGCCAGGTCCGCGCGAGCAACGGCTTCCACGTCATGGCTTACGACGTGCCCGCACGATTGGACTACGACCGGGGCGCGAACTCGTTCTTCGTCTCGCTGCGCGGTGTGACCGTCGAGGAAGTCACCAGCTATTGGGACCGGCTCGCCGACGGGGCGACGATCGTCGTTCCGCTGGGGCCCGCGGGCTGGGCACCGGCCTACGGGATGCTGCGTGATCGCTTCGGCATCGTCTGGGTTCTCGATGTAGTCAGCGAATACAACGGCTGA
- the vanR-Sc gene encoding VanSc-type vancomycin resistance response regulator transcription factor VanR, whose translation MRVLIVEDEPYLAEAIRDGLRLEAIAADIAGDGDTALELLSVNAYDIAVLDRDIPGPSGDEVAERIIASGSGMPILMLTAADRLDDKASGFQLGADDYLTKPFALRELVLRLRALDRRRAHSRPPVREIAGLRLDPFRREVYRDGRYVALTRKQFAVLEVLVAAEGGVVSAEELLERAWDENADPFTNAVRITVSALRKRLGEPWLITTVPGVGYRIDTGGERG comes from the coding sequence ATGCGTGTGTTGATCGTCGAGGACGAGCCCTATCTGGCCGAAGCCATCCGCGACGGCCTGCGCCTGGAAGCGATCGCCGCCGACATCGCCGGTGACGGCGACACCGCACTCGAGTTGCTGAGCGTCAACGCCTACGACATCGCCGTCCTCGACCGCGACATTCCCGGCCCCTCCGGCGACGAGGTGGCCGAACGCATCATCGCCTCCGGCAGCGGCATGCCGATCCTGATGCTCACCGCCGCCGACCGGCTCGACGACAAGGCCTCCGGATTCCAACTCGGCGCCGACGACTACCTGACCAAACCCTTCGCTCTCCGCGAACTCGTGCTCAGGCTCAGAGCGCTCGACCGCAGACGCGCCCACAGCAGGCCACCCGTGCGCGAGATCGCCGGACTACGTCTGGACCCGTTCCGCCGCGAGGTCTATCGCGACGGGCGCTATGTCGCGCTCACCCGCAAACAGTTCGCCGTGCTGGAGGTTCTCGTCGCCGCCGAAGGCGGTGTGGTCAGTGCCGAGGAATTGTTGGAACGAGCATGGGACGAGAACGCCGACCCGTTCACCAACGCCGTGCGGATCACCGTCTCGGCGCTGCGTAAACGCCTCGGCGAACCCTGGCTGATCACGACGGTGCCGGGCGTCGGCTACCGCATCGACACCGGAGGTGAGCGTGGATAG